The Pan paniscus chromosome 1, NHGRI_mPanPan1-v2.0_pri, whole genome shotgun sequence genome has a segment encoding these proteins:
- the ID3 gene encoding DNA-binding protein inhibitor ID-3, protein MKALSPVRGCYEAVCCLSERSLAIARGRGKGPAAEEPLSLLDDMNHCYSRLRELVPGVPRGTQLSQVEILQRVIDYILDLQVVLAEPVPGPPDGPHLPIQTAELAPELVISNDKRSFCH, encoded by the exons ATGAAGGCGCTGAGCCCGGTGCGCGGCTGCTACGAGGCGGTGTGCTGCCTGTCGGAACGCAGTCTGGCCATCGCCCGGGGCCGAGGGAAGGGCCCGGCAGCTGAGGAGCCGCTGAGCTTGCTGGACGACATGAACCACTGCTACTCCCGCCTGCGGGAACTGGTACCCGGAGTCCCGAGAGGCACTCAGCTTAGCCAGGTGGAAATCCTACAGCGCGTCATCGACTACATTCTCGACCTGCAGGTAGTCCTGGCTGAGCCAGTCCCTGGACCCCCTGATGGCCCCCACCTTCCCATCCAG ACAGCCGAGCTCGCTCCGGAACTTGTCATCTCCAACGACAAAAGGAGCTTTTGCCACTGA